In one window of Oncorhynchus kisutch isolate 150728-3 linkage group LG16, Okis_V2, whole genome shotgun sequence DNA:
- the LOC109906393 gene encoding purine nucleoside phosphorylase-like — protein sequence MFPESSTGISYEDCKGTADWLLAQTSVRPLVGIVCGSGMGGLADMLKDQVAFNYKDIPNFPQSTVDGHAGRLVFGMLKGRPCVCMQGRFHLYEGYAIQKITLPMRIFSLLGVETVILTNAAGGLNQDFKVGDIMIMKDHINMPGFAGNNPLSGPNDGRFGVRFPCMSDAYDRELQQLAVDVGQELGYGDFLREGVYCVLGGPSFETIAECRMLHKLGADAVGMSTVHEVIVARHCGMRVFALSLITNKAVMDYDSEEKANHKEVLETGQHRSIQLQKLVSTMVTRMEYNNTNA from the exons ATGTTTCCAGAGTCAAGTACCGG GATCAGCTATGAGGACTGCAAGGGCACAGCAGACTGGCTGTTGGCCCAGACCTCCGTTCGCCCCCTGGTGGGCATTGTGTGTGGTTCAGGAATGGGAGGACTGGCTGACATGCTTAAAGACCAGGTGGCCTTCAACTACAAGGACATCCCCAACTTCCCCCAGAGCACAG TGGATGGACATGCTGGTCGCCTGGTATTCGGGATGCTGAAGGGAAGgccatgtgtgtgcatgcagggtCGCTTCCACCTCTACGAGGGATACGCCATCCAGAAG ATCACCCTGCCCATGCGTATCTTCAGCTTGCTGGGTGTTGAGACAGTAATCCTGACCAACGCTGCTGGCGGTCTCAACCAGGACTTCAAGGTGGGAGACATCATGATCATGAAAGACCACATCAACATGCCTGGGTTCGCTGGCAACAACCCATTGTCTGGACCTAATGACGGCAG gttCGGCGTGCGGTTCCCCTGTATGTCTGATGCGTACGACAGAGAGCTGCAGCAGCTGGCTGTGGATGTGGGACAGGAGCTAGGCTACGGTGACTTCCTGCGTGAAGGTGTGTACTGTGTCCTGGGCGGGCCCTCGTTCGAGACCATTGCAGAGTGTCGCATGCTGCACAAACTGGGAGCTGACGCTGTCG gcATGAGTACAGTTCATGAGGTGATTGTAGCGCGTCACTGCGGCATGCGAGTGTTCGCCCTGTCCCTGATCACCAACAAGGCTGTGATGGACTACGACAGTGAGGAGAAGGCCAACCACAAGGAAGTCCTGGAGACAGGCCAGCACCGCTCCATCCAGCTGCAGAAACTGGTCTCTACCATGGTCACTCGCATGGAGTACAACAACACCAATGCCTAA